The stretch of DNA CTGTTTAATAAAAGAGGTAATAAATGTACAGGAGATTATTTTACGCCAATaattttcaaatgtttaaagaAAACGAATCGTTAATTAATTACTAAAGAAGCTATCAATGATCCAAAAACGGTCcttatatgatttataaacAACCTCGTTGCTCTACCTATTTTCTAAGTTTCTAAACTATATAGAAGTAAATTTAAACACAAgattttttttacatacacATTGTTGCGATTCAATGACATTCCTTTATGATCACATGAAGGCCGCTGATGAACGAAATATATTAGGATCCCTATTCCAATTAGGCACAAGAAACACATATGAAGGTGGAGCTGTAATACTAAACCATCTAGCATTCAATCCGTTTCAATAACAATGCACTACTCATTAAAGTATGCATATAATTTCTTTGCCAGTAATTTTGGCATACAATTGTATTTACCATGTTAGGAATTGTTATAAGATATACATGTACAGAAATGAATTCACACGGCTTCCATTCAGTATACTAGAAATATAGAACTTCCACattaataatgaataaaataaaagttttaaGCTGTTTGTTTATAATATGCACAGTGGATTAGTGATGCAAAATATAGCTTGCGAAAAATCGATTGTACCATCGATACAATCGATGGTTGTAAAACAGACGAACATACATAGGTTGTTTCCATAcagtatatatgtagatgttcCAGTTCATAAAAGCGGAACGTCGCAATTCACTCAGTTCAGTTCTCTCTAAATTGATGTGTTCGTGTAAGACACAAGAATAAATGTGACTGTAttgattgttattttttatttcttgaGCCTGGTTTTGTACGAACGTACTTATGTGTTGCTTGGTTGATTTGCTGAACTGCgttaaaaagaaaattctcAAATTCTGGAAAAATTCCTCAAAAGTTATCAAGGttgaatttgaaaattaaatattttaatttttgagcCTGCAttattgcattatttattgctACATTAGCTATTAGCAGCTCATTGGCAGAGTTCAataccagatgtaagatacatATGTTAGGTGATAAAAGAGGCACCAGCTCtgggaaaaactgaaaaaagtttgctgttttctttatGGAAGTCCGAATAAACGAAATTTAGTACCAAAATAAATGCGTTTGCTTTAGCTCGTTAATTTAAATATCGACCGACCAAAAGCGGCCGACAAAACTAGAAACTGCAAAATTTTCGAATGAATCGAGTTGAATTTTGTTCATCCTCTTGTGAAGTGGTCGAACATGGATACCCACAATTTTTGACTCTGGTCTTTTTTCCCCTCTCAATATTTGGTCACACTGATAACGATAATTCACAGTCGCACGTGGTTGGAAAAATAGTAAACATGCTACGAAAACAAGCCAGACAAAGAAgggaatatttatattcaaaagCGCTTAGCGAACGTGTTAAATCCAAAAAGAAGACTCAGGAGAGTATCGTTCAAAGTTTagaccaaaacaaaacggTAAACTCGTCGATTATAAAAAAAGGCATAGATGTATACAGCTCTCTAAAGTACGATGATAAaggtatgtacttacatatagTGAAAACTAATTTAGATATGATATGTACGCCGGCTGTTATACTCTTTAATAAGAATGTTGTATtccaaacatacatacatatgtatgtacatatgctcgGATATTGATCAGCGCCAacatgtatgtgcatatgtatgtatgtatgtatgtatgtagatagcCTACTGCTCAATGATCATatgaatgcaaataaatacatacatatgtacatatgtaggtaaatatatttatttgttttggctgATCTTCGAGGTTTTTTGCTACATTTAAATTCCATAAGCACGAGTATTAACCCTAATAACCGTTTAATATTATACTGTATTACATTAATTTTAGAAATGAATTTGAGTTTcttattaaaattacatttatattttttcaggAATTGAAATCCGCTCTGCAAATGATGAATACGATCACGCTGGTGACCAAGATCCAAAAATAATGTTGACGACATCACATAACCCCTCATCGAGactaaaaatgtttatgaaaGAACTTCGTCTGATTTTTCCAAATGCTCAACAAATGAACAGGGGCAAATATCAGTTGACAACGCTTATGCACGCTTGTCGTGCAAATAATGTAACTGATTTTATGATTGTACATGAGCATCGGGGCATACCAGACAGTCTAGTGGTTTGTCATCTTCCATATGGTCCAACCTCATTTTTTAACATATCAGATGTAATAATGCGTCATGATATCCCAGATATAGGACATATGAGTGAGCAGAAGCctcatttgatttttaataatttccaaAGTCCTATTGGGTTGAGAATTGTACAAGTACTAAAGCACCTATTTCCCGTACCGAAAGAAAAATCCCAACGAGTGATATCCTTCTTAAACCATAATGATTCCATTATATTTAGACATCATCagtacaaatatataaatagagAATTGAGTCTCAGCGAAGTAGGTCCAAGATTTGTTCTCAAGTTATATCAAATTAAACTCGGAACACTGGAAAATATAAAGGCTGCTGACACGGAATGGGTTAATCGCCCATACTTAAAcacttcaaataaaaaaaattggaTTTCAAATGAGTCTGGCTTAAAAAACTAAGGtacaaataaaagttttactatttaatgcataaattacTAATATATGAAGTTTGTAATGGATAGAAGTAAGTTATGGCTGCCCTCCACCACATTAAATCCCTACATTGTTTTTATTCCGAATTTAGGTTGAGGGAtccactgccacttcctttTCTCGGTATTACTTTTTCAGGATATTTCGAAGATAAGTTGCTTGAAAAATGTGTACCTCCAGTGTCGTTCCAATAATTTGTACTGATCTACGGTTTAGCATGGTCCTGGTATATGCAGATATGAATGAGGCGTTAAATCGGCTTTAATAAAAGCGTATAATTGCTACGGTGTTTGTAATCTTCTCGGTCTGACCTGGAAGGTGTTACTTTCTTTACGGCGCTAGAGAAGTATGTTAAGTCTgtctccttttgttttggtaggGCTCCAATAAATCCAATAAAACTATTCAACCCGATTCTTACTTATAAAACCAATTAATATTTTCTGGTAAATTTGGGGCTTTGAAAGTGTTCAATGAGATTTTCAAAATTCATTTGCGGGTGCAATTCCCCACCCGCTCCAGCAGCCTTTTAATGACAGCTAATTTTCTCTCTCGTTTGAACATTCTGGCCTCTGGCGGAGAAGAGCGAGCTTAAACGGCGTTTAATTTTGGCGTTCGccaaaaatcaattcaaatcaatatgtacatactatgtacatatatatctatgcatgtgcatacatacatacatacatacatatatactcaCTGAGTTACGGATAAAAAATTAGGGACGCGTTTACAGGGGACTCACAGCGTTCCTCTTCgtcttaaatattttctttaggGGTATTGCTTATTTTTACATCTGGTTGTTTTGAATTCATTTAACAAActatatataaaaatttaaaaatctcGGCTAAcccgtacatatttatgtacatatatttttaacgCTTATAAATAAGCCCAGGAATTTCCTAGAATTCCAGGAATGTCCCGTGCGGCAGAGTTTACCACCATAtcgtgtatatatgtatgtagctttATACCTATCTAGTCTACGTCTTCTGGACCTACACTTATTGCAACACAAGCCCATTCTCGGGATTATGGACGCCCAAATTATTTTACGGCAAATCGAAATTACAGTTCCTTACAGTTACTTGTTCTTTCGGGCCTATACGCTTTCGTTTAGAAAATGTTGGATACATTATGTGCCTAAGTACGTCCATTTTTTATttccttattttattttccttctcttctctatttatattgtttatatTAATATCCGAGCCTATACATATCAGCtcatttttaataaatacacatgcaaatgcatgTTGCACgtttttgaatgcaatttccattgcAACTGGGCAGCTGCAAAATCAACTATACCACCATTTATAAGGCTAATCAAAAAGTACGTACAAGTTGAAGAATATTTTGCCCTTTTTACCACTTGCACTGCGTACGACTGTTTCCAATTCACATCAGAGAAATTCCCTTATgtaagcatacatacatacatacatacatatgtacatatgtctttgatggtaaattaaattatttaaggtaatatacatatttgatttAAGCTACTAACGCTAATGTGGAagttgaaaatgaaatgttcaAATGAATtctcaaatttaatttgataattTGCCAGCTGTTTGATGAACGTAATGTGTGGCAAGGAAGCCAATTAATAAGTATAGGAATATTGCTGATCAGCAggtataaaaacacaaaactgcatataaacatacatacatatgtatgtatgcatgtagaaatgtatgtatgtacatagatacttTAAAATGTGCGTACATTTGTATTAATGCTACATCGTTAAAAATCCATTCAGCTCGTTTCAATAATACAATACAACgccctacatacatatgtacatatgtgtgcatacatatgaatgtacatacatatacacacaaaaatatgtgtgCCTTTTTCACCTTTAGATCGCCCTTTTCTAACACCTTTTCTGCGGCTCGATTCCAAGACAGGGCTGCCGCTGCGTTGTCGGCAAGTAAAAAGCGAACAAATGAACGCCGAACGATTATTTAAGGCCAATATCTCTAATTACGGTTCTGACACATAACACAGCAGTTTCCTTTTTAAATTTATGGGTTTCATTATTTAATGTAAACTTAAACTTAAGGCATTGTTCCGCTTTGTACGACAGGTGGTACACACTaacgtacatatgtttgtatgtatgtacatacatatgtatgtactaatGTGCATACCTAATCGGATCTACGAAGGGTCTTGCACATTCTAGTTAATTAGGAtatagaaatattaaaaaaacaataatgTTATTTTGAAgttgcacaaattaaataaaaaaacaaatatgatCCTCATGCGTGGATCTTGTTTATAATTCTTAGCCCGACAATGCACCGAacttcaaattgttgttgcgttTAAAAAGAATTGTTCTTGCAGTAAAGTTGAAATATTGATTTCGTCATTAATGTTTGGGTTTTCATGCTTTCTGTTTACTTATATTGGTTGCCGTTGTGGTTGTTTGTAGCAAACAATGGATAATTGTAACAACTGTTAACCGTATACCGaagcaaattgcattaaagCGTACATTTATGTTTGTCGGAAGTCCTGTTTATTTCGCATTTACAGCCAAATGTCAAACCTACTGGGTGGGAATTTAGCACAACATAACAAAACGCGGCGAATACAAAAAGATTTATTATTCCGGGTTAAATACCTTGACCATCCCCCCCGCTTACAAATTCCTCATAATGCGTTGTAATTGCATAGCATGAAATTTGTTGTGATTGTGTCTGTGATTACATTATATAATTGAGCAAACCTCAGCGgcaataattttattaaaaatgttgttcTTTGGGAAACAAGAATTTATGTGTGGCATTTGTTACGCCTTCCGATTGGATACGCAAATTCAAAATGTTGTAAATGattcttaaataaatttaaatacgaTTCACGCCTAAACGGAATAGCGTGTAAGTAAAAAATGTCCTGCAACCAGAACTAATGGGATTACAAATTTGGTGGTTACATTTCTAAAATTGTagctacataaatataaagtcGGCAATATCCATGGGCTATCCTTTCTAAATCGGAGCGTGCATTGAATTTCTGCCTTCGTTTGggtttgtttgacttttggaACGAACAAAAATTCCAAACTGACAAAGTTAGTTTAAAATCCTCGCACCATACGGAATTATGTGTTGAATGAGTGAACATGAGTGAGTTTTTTTCCCATAGATggatgtacatttgtataacATCTATTGCACGGAATAGTAATATTAATACATCTGCATGCACTACTTTTCTACTCTGTCCCTTTTCTCATGCTGAGATGCAGACTTTCAAAATGATTACATCGGAATCCAATTTTGATTGATATGTATCTCCGGATAACTGAAAATGTACTGCATCTAGAGTTAgtgttttttgtggatttcTGTCAACAGGCATCAGTGAATTCGAAGCTAAAGCGCCAGTCGGTGCCTATTAATCTAAAAACGATGTTAACTAACTTTGTTGCCTTTAGTTGGATGACGGATTGACACAAATAGCTTCACAAAAATGGCGCGACGTGTCTATCAGCAGGCGCTATGATTGTGTTGCTGAAAAAGTATTCCAAAAGCGCGCAGTTTACAAAAGAGGCAATGTTGGATGGTCGGCAAAATCATGCGATTGCCTTTCAGCTTGCTAAATTAATAACTTCTGAAGGATTCAATATATCTTCATTAAATAAACTGCATTTGAGAGCATAGTTAGTCTGTGAAAGCTCATGGTGCTACTATGGTGCTAAAAACTTTACAATAACTAGTAGAACACTGAACTTTGACTCTGGTTCAAGTTGGTCTGTTTGCGGTGCATAAAAGTCTTAAGTTTACACTCTTAACGTTCATTTTGCTTGGATCAATAAAGAATGATTAGTTTCCATCATCATAATAATTTTTGATTATAACTTTGCCCCTaatatacatttaaaaacgattgaaaaattgttttttattgaaaacttattaaaattttttttttataaatttccaCATCTTATTGAATAGCTAATAAACTTAGCATTTATGTTGAAAAACTATTAACGATTTACTATTTTTTTGAGATCTTAATGAATAGCTAATAAGCTTGGCATTTATGTGGAATAACTATTAACGATTTACTATTGTTTTGAGATCTTACATCAATTTGGATGAATTATATGTATTAATAAGCTTATGGACctattttgttggctgtttttCAAAAATACAGCCCGCTATTATTTGTATGTGCTCTTTGAATATTCCTCTTTCTAAGGTAAAAAGCACATTTGAGCCGTTGGCTTCTAGAaccattttgtttgtgcaaaaaaaaaaacaaacagcgcGGCGGTgacatgaaaattaaaaatagatTAAAACATAGTCGCAGACCTACTTAATATGCAACTACAATTGGGAACCAGCAAATCGTTCAAACTATTTTTTAGTTTGGCAACAAGTCTGAAATACCCCGGTCTACTAAAGATTTAAGACTTAATTAGAGTACCATCATAGTGACTTTAATGCGTAAAACAACACCACCttataaaaaaaactcttttgaAAAATACTAAATAACTTAAAAGAAGACTTTCTATTTATTAAGATTgctacttatttatttattacctACTATACGTTACAAAGTATTGATACAACAGACGAGAAAAATAGATgtaaaacatatgtacatatgtccatacatatttaagtaTGTAAATTTTGAAAAGATATAAAAAAAGCcacttaaatattattattttcagaAAATAAATCTACTCAATCGTTTTCAGTCAGCTTCTAGAATGATTACGCTTCTGATATTTCAGTCACCAGCTGTTTATAAAATCGGCCATTGTTGCcgatttaatttgcaaaaaggggagacaaaaaaaatattcaccCACCGATACAATCAGCCAATAGCAGAGAGCTTctgcaaataataaatgcgATGTTAAGTGAAATGATggcagtacatatgtatgtatgtacatatgccagAGCTTTCGTTACAAATGAATGTACatcaacacatacatatgtatgtgcatatctacatacatatgtatatttatataaatatacaattatGTACCCTGAGTTAAgataaaatcataaataaatattatctGTGTTTATACacgaatatatgtaaattgaTGTATTGTAGTTAatacattcaaatattttaataataatatttacatagacatccataaatatgtatgtacataaatacacacatatttccttttttggaATTATTTTTTGAGCCCTCTGATAGATTGCGCACCCACTGATGAAAAATATACACGTACTTGTGCagatatgtacgtatgtatgtacatttgtatgtacgtatgatACGTTACATTGTTGAAATCGTCTAAGCTCCGCCCAAACAAATGCATTTCTACAATAGCCAATCCAATTCGAGGTTTTTGTGTATAGACAAATAAGAAGAGCTACCATCATACCATCCCGCTTTAAGAGCTCGTTGTgctttctcgctctcgcgTCGGTCGTCTCGTCAACTAGCCGTCGCTCtccgtgctgctgcctgccttcgTTGTTAACCCCACTTAGActtgatgatgaagatgatcaCCTAATTATCGCTATGAAAAGGCAAATTATCAATAAATGAATTTCTGTTGGTGTGCTGTGCTCAATGATATacgaaattaaaaactttttgctacactagttttttgttttggatcTTTAGTACACataaacatgtacatatgtatgtacatatgtacctacattAACCACCGTTAATTGGGACTATGTTTCGAATACGAAAAGTATACATATTagtatttaatttactttggCACTTACAAAATCGATGGGGGACCGAGCATACTCACGCTCGACAAATGCAGTGGCAGTACGATTTAGGTTTTAACGTTCTGTAGAATAATGACTGCGTCCAAAAGCAGGCAAATCAACTAACAAGATTATGAAAACGTAAAATCAGTAAATCGGTAAAGTGGttgtaattttctttttcaacACCTCTCTCGCATTGGGCTGTtagccagagccagctgcctctgccaggGCGGTTGGTTGCTCTTTTGTCGAGTCGAGTGTATATCCGTAGCTTAAGCTAAGCTACAACCTACGACACTCCCCGTAACTGAGGCAgagcccctgccccatggcCACAGCCTGCTCTGGCGTAGTGTGGTCTGGTCAGACTGGTTTATTCGTTTAGTAAATCTCAAActctttgctttggctctctTCTTTGAAGTTTCGCCGTTTTGGAGGGATGATGCATGTTCGCATCGCGGTGATTGGGAGAGAGCACGGGGGCAATGATGTGAGTGATTATATTTTGATTGCATTGCTCACTGTGGTTGGTTGTACGGCATTGCTCACTTAGTACAATAACCGGCGCGTCGTCTGCTAGTCTGCTGAAACAgtaattttttgtatgccGTGTTCTTCGTTTGttgtcgtttgttttgttcccTCTCTATCGCTATCTTCGCTTCAAGTTCGCTACCACCGCCGCTCACGTATTCGTATTCAGCTTTAGATGGTAATttgccagaccagaccagaccagggAAACCTCAGTGAGAGTGCTTTTACATTCAGTGTTGTCGCTGCTGAAGCTTATAACAAGCGTAGTTCTTGTGGAGATTTTATTGCCGTCAGTTCGCGATCTTGTTTTGCCGTCGCTATTGACCTCACCTCACCATGTCAAGTACAATTTTAATAGGATACTTTTTCCTGCAACGGATAAAACATTTGTTCGCCTCTCGTGTTTTTAAATAACTTCGCTTTTCGAAATGAACTAAAGCGGTGAGAACCCTAAGCGGTTGCACATCAAttataaaacacaaacatccaaaaaaaccaaacagataATAAATGAGTCGAAGAAAAGAACACACAACATAATGCAGTGCTCTAATAGTGCATGACAAAAATAATGTTACTTATTTTGTctattgtttaataatatgaGGACTTTGCCATTTTATAAACTCACTGTTTGGAAATATTTAGTGTCAACACAGTTCCGTGTTGAATCACTCGTCATTGAGCCCTGGagaattaaataattaaacattgCCTATTGTTTAATAATGCCAAGACCCTCACGTGAATCATATGGCGAACAGAAGCCtccatattcatatatttcaCTGACTGCAATGGCCATTTGGAGCTCACCGGAGAAAATGTTACCTCTCAGcgatatatataaatttatcaCCGACCGCTTTCCGTACTATCGAAAAAACACTCAGCGGTGGCAGAACTCTTTGCGGCACAATCTGAGCTTTAACGATTGCTTCATAAAAGTTCCGCGACGGCCGGACAGGCCAGGAAAAGGAGCCTACTGGGCGTTGCATCCGCAAGCGTTTGACATGTTTGAAAACGGCAGTCTGCTAAGACGAAGAAAGCGatttaaattgcataaaaatgaTAAGGACATCCTGAATGAAGAACTGACCGCACTTGCGAACCTAAATCGATTTTTCTTCACCACTCGCAATGGAAATAATGTATCGCACATGACTTCGCTGGACATCAACAGTGCATCAATGGGTCTTGACTCGTCCCTGCATATGCCCAGAGTAACAAATCAACTATCAACGCCCCTAGCCCAAGGTAGAATCTTACCAGATGTTATCCAAACTCCCACGTATAATGCAAATCATACCAATCTATCAGACATGGCATTGTCCACTTTGCCCTTAATAACTAGTCCAGACATTGAAGGTCCGATAAGTTTACGGCCGAAGCGTTCCTTCACGATAGAGAGTCTAATTACGCCCGACAAGCCGGAACACCattcggaggaggaggacgaggatgatgatCGAACCGATATAGATGTGGTGGAGTGCAGTGGAATTCTTCGATATCCGCCAACATCTTCGTCCGACGAGTACATGACCATGAGTCGATTGAACCACAGTGAAT from Drosophila subobscura isolate 14011-0131.10 chromosome O, UCBerk_Dsub_1.0, whole genome shotgun sequence encodes:
- the LOC117896830 gene encoding fork head domain-containing protein FD4, yielding MPRPSRESYGEQKPPYSYISLTAMAIWSSPEKMLPLSDIYKFITDRFPYYRKNTQRWQNSLRHNLSFNDCFIKVPRRPDRPGKGAYWALHPQAFDMFENGSLLRRRKRFKLHKNDKDILNEELTALANLNRFFFTTRNGNNVSHMTSLDINSASMGLDSSLHMPRVTNQLSTPLAQGRILPDVIQTPTYNANHTNLSDMALSTLPLITSPDIEGPISLRPKRSFTIESLITPDKPEHHSEEEDEDDDRTDIDVVECSGILRYPPTSSSDEYMTMSRLNHSESDQRERPLPPLHTINAGNVPFLHYASGANVSGLSSGNLQSSGIPSATYELAISHPLFMMAAPLANMHNIYYNNVALVAPSQQYLTPEAQNRIDNDLRTI
- the LOC117898081 gene encoding U3 small nucleolar ribonucleoprotein protein IMP4 — encoded protein: MLRKQARQRREYLYSKALSERVKSKKKTQESIVQSLDQNKTVNSSIIKKGIDVYSSLKYDDKGIEIRSANDEYDHAGDQDPKIMLTTSHNPSSRLKMFMKELRLIFPNAQQMNRGKYQLTTLMHACRANNVTDFMIVHEHRGIPDSLVVCHLPYGPTSFFNISDVIMRHDIPDIGHMSEQKPHLIFNNFQSPIGLRIVQVLKHLFPVPKEKSQRVISFLNHNDSIIFRHHQYKYINRELSLSEVGPRFVLKLYQIKLGTLENIKAADTEWVNRPYLNTSNKKNWISNESGLKN